A genome region from Solanum pennellii chromosome 12, SPENNV200 includes the following:
- the LOC107006184 gene encoding GDSL esterase/lipase At5g14450-like isoform X2, whose amino-acid sequence MSRGLLAHFLLIFKLSTTLNLKNELPTCTIKVRHSLSHFANKINNLNELWDFVGKEESADKSRLAIPVEFSKALYTIDIGQNDISVASRMLPKMEQVGAIIPDIINQFAAQLRDLYKKGARNLWIHNAGPIGCLPVATIKIKDPTAGYLDEHGCVKDMNDTAILFNKQLFHTLTKLRIELQQAAITYVDLYKAKYELISNAKNQVGALRGPVGAHKWYSENGESQ is encoded by the exons ATGAGTCGTGGTTTGTTAGCCCATTTCCTCTTGATATTCAAGTTGAGCACTACACTCAACTTAAAGAACGAACTACCTACTTGTACAATCAAGGTTCGACATTCACTGTCCCATTTtgctaataaaataaacaatctGAATGAGTTGTGGGATTTTGTAGGGAAAGAAGAATCAGCTGATAAAAGCAGGCTTGCCATACCTGTGGAGTTCTCCAAGGCACTATACACAATAGATATAGGGCAGAATGATATTTCTGTTGCTTCTCGAATGTTGCCAAAAATGGAACAAGTTGGAGCAATTATACCGGACATAATCAACCAGTTTGCTGCACAACTTCGA GACTTGTACAAGAAAGGAGCTAGGAATTTGTGGATTCATAATGCAGGTCCAATTGGTTGTTTGCCAGTAGCcacaatcaaaattaaagatCCAACAGCAGGGTACCTGGATGAACACGGATGCGTCAAGGATATGAATGATACAGCCATACTGTTCAACAAACAACTCTTCCATACGTTGACCAAACTCAGGATAGAGCTTCAACAAGCTGCAATAACTTACGTTGATTTGTACAAGGCTAAGTATGAGTTAATCAGCAACGCAAAGAACCAAG TTGGTGCGCTAAGGGGACCCGTAGGAGCACACAAGTGGTACAGTGAAAATGGAGAATCCCAATAA